The Enterococcus sp. 7F3_DIV0205 genome has a window encoding:
- a CDS encoding helix-turn-helix domain-containing protein has product MKIGYTSRSSTEEYEILYKLGCESIVDRDISLTEIDSFELFVRENIQHEMVIVNLASIGDKFTINQLYPILTLIKKNKGSLIINEFYTTNLFSNVIYLELLYLMARHDKKAYRIRANEAMATARKNGTSSGRPTINQDIIERIRYMYEKENMTIQEVAKVCNVSIGTVYKYTRLSIKNKQSIIS; this is encoded by the coding sequence ATGAAAATTGGTTATACAAGTCGCTCATCTACTGAAGAGTATGAGATTTTATATAAATTAGGGTGTGAGTCAATTGTTGATCGTGATATTTCCTTAACAGAAATTGATAGCTTTGAGCTTTTCGTAAGAGAAAATATCCAACATGAAATGGTCATCGTCAATTTGGCAAGTATTGGGGATAAGTTTACGATCAACCAATTATATCCTATTTTGACACTCATTAAAAAGAATAAGGGTTCATTGATCATTAATGAGTTTTATACGACAAATTTATTCTCTAATGTAATTTATCTCGAGCTACTTTATCTTATGGCAAGGCATGACAAGAAAGCATATCGAATTAGAGCAAACGAAGCGATGGCAACTGCTAGGAAGAATGGAACGTCCAGCGGTAGGCCTACAATCAATCAAGATATTATTGAGCGGATTCGATACATGTATGAGAAAGAAAATATGACGATTCAAGAAGTGGCTAAAGTATGTAACGTTTCAATCGGAACGGTGTATAAATACACAAGACTATCGATCAAAAATAAACAATCAATAATAAGTTAG
- a CDS encoding LPXTG cell wall anchor domain-containing protein — translation MKKNEVKYLIAILLALIVGFSNQHMVLAEEASMKSNAGISFENSYEANSNVSEELPDTNSPVLVTEQEAKPVGKTLPQTGEIIGNTVSWLGLMLILIVMIRSRQKKK, via the coding sequence ATGAAAAAAAATGAAGTAAAATATTTGATTGCCATTCTTCTAGCTTTGATTGTTGGTTTTTCTAACCAGCACATGGTCTTAGCAGAAGAGGCGTCGATGAAAAGTAATGCAGGGATCAGCTTTGAAAATAGTTATGAAGCGAATTCTAATGTATCAGAAGAATTACCAGACACGAATTCACCTGTTCTAGTAACAGAACAAGAAGCAAAACCAGTGGGTAAAACGTTACCGCAAACAGGGGAGATAATCGGAAATACAGTCAGTTGGCTTGGGCTTATGCTCATTCTAATTGTTATGATCCGAAGCCGTCAAAAAAAGAAATAA
- a CDS encoding WxL domain-containing protein yields MKKINTTKLLSLGLVSLCALTIGAPSVLAENPTANTKSDVKFIEDTSTIDPEKPEVVDPTDPEKEPGVVDPGGEGTGGNGTKAFNINWVSNFKFGEIKIAGKSMTAFAQPTTLNWATETGGTLTPTGDKTAGLANFLQVTDNTGSNAGWNVKVSGTPFYELNDAGQEITTSQLAGAQINLTEPQVVGLLDSASLAPTTSVTADKDILTGTNTVLQAAAGKGQGTWSLTWGAQADKTTLKGITVASDDTTTGAATSGVKLTVPVTAQPKANKSYRSNLVWVLSTAP; encoded by the coding sequence ATGAAAAAAATCAACACAACGAAATTATTGAGCCTAGGGTTAGTTAGTTTATGTGCACTAACAATAGGAGCACCAAGTGTGTTAGCTGAAAACCCAACAGCTAACACTAAATCAGATGTTAAGTTTATCGAAGATACTAGCACGATCGATCCAGAGAAACCAGAAGTTGTTGATCCAACTGATCCAGAGAAAGAACCAGGCGTTGTTGATCCAGGCGGCGAAGGTACTGGTGGTAACGGGACAAAAGCGTTCAACATCAATTGGGTATCAAATTTCAAATTTGGTGAAATCAAAATTGCAGGTAAATCAATGACCGCTTTTGCTCAACCAACAACGTTGAACTGGGCGACAGAAACAGGTGGTACGTTAACACCAACTGGAGACAAAACAGCAGGATTAGCGAACTTCCTACAAGTAACAGATAACACAGGAAGCAATGCTGGATGGAATGTAAAAGTCTCAGGAACACCATTTTATGAGTTGAACGATGCAGGTCAAGAAATTACAACAAGCCAATTAGCAGGAGCTCAAATTAACTTAACTGAACCACAAGTTGTTGGACTTTTAGACAGCGCAAGCCTAGCACCAACGACATCTGTAACAGCGGATAAAGATATTTTGACAGGCACAAATACTGTACTGCAAGCGGCTGCTGGTAAAGGACAAGGAACTTGGTCATTAACATGGGGAGCTCAAGCAGATAAAACAACCCTAAAAGGAATCACAGTTGCAAGTGACGATACTACAACAGGCGCAGCTACTTCTGGTGTGAAATTAACTGTTCCAGTTACTGCACAACCAAAAGCAAACAAGAGCTATCGTTCAAACTTAGTTTGGGTCTTGTCAACTGCACCATAA
- a CDS encoding WxL domain-containing protein, translating into MKKMTLAGLGILTFSTLVLGNQTALATVEKPEADTEATVQFEANTDPDTPEVVVPPVGGGEGGIVDPDGSDGNKGDGNPSFNIAYVSNFRFNERTDDDTNFTKFKPIKLNANGMTLWAKGTQLTLNGVDKDGNEITPAQSTVYKNIPNFVQVVDNRGKLSGWHLEVSAGDFKGKDSDDQEVTLKGANITLTQPTIAGPSEIELTSPLAPTTFSSEKTLNTGAQTILDAKANAGTGSWSLKFGQEEKLAGADYETLVEDTGVKLTIPATAEAKANVAYKADLKWTLTDAPSN; encoded by the coding sequence ATGAAAAAAATGACATTAGCAGGATTAGGAATCCTAACATTCAGCACACTAGTTTTAGGAAATCAAACAGCATTAGCAACAGTGGAGAAACCAGAGGCAGATACTGAAGCAACAGTTCAATTTGAAGCAAATACAGATCCAGATACACCAGAAGTAGTTGTACCTCCGGTAGGCGGCGGTGAAGGTGGTATTGTTGATCCAGATGGTAGTGATGGAAATAAAGGTGACGGAAACCCAAGTTTTAATATTGCTTATGTATCGAACTTCCGCTTCAACGAAAGAACGGATGATGATACAAACTTTACAAAATTTAAGCCAATTAAATTAAACGCCAATGGTATGACGCTATGGGCTAAAGGAACGCAATTAACATTGAATGGTGTTGACAAAGATGGGAACGAAATTACACCAGCACAATCAACTGTATATAAAAATATTCCAAACTTTGTTCAAGTAGTAGACAACCGTGGTAAATTAAGCGGCTGGCACTTAGAAGTTTCAGCAGGTGATTTCAAAGGAAAAGATAGTGATGATCAAGAAGTAACTCTAAAAGGAGCGAACATCACATTAACTCAACCGACTATTGCAGGTCCTTCAGAAATCGAATTAACAAGCCCACTTGCACCAACAACATTCTCATCTGAAAAAACATTAAATACAGGAGCACAAACAATTTTAGATGCTAAGGCTAATGCAGGAACAGGTTCGTGGTCATTGAAATTCGGTCAAGAAGAAAAATTAGCTGGTGCTGACTATGAAACATTAGTAGAAGACACTGGTGTAAAATTAACGATTCCAGCAACAGCTGAAGCAAAAGCAAATGTTGCGTATAAAGCAGATCTTAAATGGACATTAACAGACGCTCCATCTAACTAA
- a CDS encoding WxL domain-containing protein — MKKVTLLTATLIAATLLGAQSAQAEETVYPVKAQSDATVTLIGDDGEGGNTTGPGGGTEGGNGGEITPPGGGEGGEGGVVDPGQNSSLRLSLLTAFDFGTIKMSGNTETYTAKLPTPNFIDGGKQDRPNFIQVTDNRGNLAGWNVTAKIAEQFTNGETTLNGSYITLDNGWTQPQTEDNAVYAPTVTSGSVTLATGADAPIATASADKGMGTWNIMYGTLFAPEKETLGDAANSVHLTIPGNIKKTEGSYTAKIQWTLSDAPAS; from the coding sequence ATGAAAAAAGTAACATTATTAACAGCAACATTAATTGCGGCTACACTTTTAGGCGCTCAATCAGCACAAGCAGAAGAGACAGTTTATCCAGTTAAAGCACAAAGTGATGCAACAGTGACCTTAATCGGAGATGACGGTGAAGGCGGCAACACAACTGGACCTGGCGGAGGTACTGAAGGTGGAAATGGTGGCGAAATCACTCCTCCAGGCGGCGGTGAAGGTGGAGAAGGCGGTGTCGTTGATCCAGGACAAAATTCTTCACTACGTTTAAGCTTATTAACAGCTTTTGACTTTGGAACAATTAAAATGTCAGGTAATACTGAAACATATACAGCGAAATTACCAACACCAAACTTTATTGATGGCGGTAAACAAGATCGTCCAAACTTTATCCAAGTAACAGATAACCGCGGAAATCTAGCTGGTTGGAACGTTACAGCAAAAATTGCAGAACAATTCACGAATGGTGAGACAACATTAAACGGAAGCTACATCACTCTTGATAATGGTTGGACACAACCTCAAACAGAAGACAATGCAGTTTATGCACCAACAGTTACAAGTGGTTCAGTGACTTTAGCAACTGGAGCGGATGCACCAATTGCAACTGCATCAGCCGATAAAGGTATGGGAACATGGAATATTATGTATGGAACGCTTTTTGCTCCTGAAAAAGAAACGCTAGGAGATGCTGCTAACAGTGTTCACTTAACGATTCCAGGGAATATCAAAAAAACAGAAGGCAGCTATACAGCAAAAATTCAATGGACATTATCTGACGCACCAGCTAGCTAA